The following is a genomic window from Desulforhopalus sp..
ATAGCGTTTCCTCTTTGCCGAGGCTGCCGGCAGCTTCCTGGGATACCCTGCCGCTTTTGACGGCCGAGGTGACGATTTTTTTTATATCAAAGCCGCATCCGTCATCGGCCACGGTAATCTCGATCTTGTTGTCGCGGGAAGCGACCCTGATTTTGACGATTCCACCGGCGGCTTTGTTCTTTTGCAGCCGTTCCGCTGGGGCCTCAATGCCGTGATCAAGAGAGTTGCGCAGCAGATGGATGAGCGGATCTTTCATCTCTTCCAGAACCCGCCGGTCAATCTCTATTTCCCCGCCTTCCAGCAGCAACTCGGCTTTTTTCCCTGCCGCACTGGCCAGATTGCGAACGAACATCGGAAACATATCAAACATTACTGAAAAAGGCAGCATCAAGGTTTTCTTCATGTCATGCAGCAGCGTATCGATCTGCATACCGGACATGCGGTAATCTGCTTCGGCGTTCTTGACGAGACTTGCCAGCTTGTTGGTCAAGGATAGTGGGAAGGTAGCAGCAGATGATAGTCCGGCCGAGGAACGGTAATGTCCATGGTCCTTTTTCCACGAGTCAAAATCTTTTCGCAAATCCTGCAAGTCAGAGAGACGTTGCCCTATCGCCAGCTTGATGCCGATCAGCTCCTCGGCTTGCAGGAGGAGTCCATCAAGGGTGGCGGTGGCAATCCTGATGGTTTCCGGCGCAGCCGGGGACGAAACCGCAGCGGCCGGCAATGGTGGTGGCTGAGGAGGTTCTTTCGGCCAGTCGGCCGTAGCCCGAGGCTCCGGCTGCTCCGGGGGCGCAGTGTCTTGCGTTGACCGCATTCCCAGGGCTACAGCACCGAATGCTTCAGTTCGGCCCGGTGGTCCTCCGCAAATCGCGTCGTCCAGCCGCAGCATGAGATCCTGCAGTTTTGCACTTTTTGCGCCCGTCGGCTTTTCACTGTCGATCAGTTCGTAACAAAAATCGACACCATGTTGCAGCAGATCTGTTGTCCCTGTTGTAGGAGCGAGGCGGCCATGTTTCATGGCCGAGAAGACACTCTCCACCGACTGGCAGAGGGAGACGATATCGGTCATGTTCACCGACCGGGCAGCACCTTTCAGACTATGCGCCTCCCGAAACATGGTTTCGACGATACCGGCATGGTTTTGCCCATCGTCTTTACCCAGCATGCTGAGCCCGGTGGAGATCGCGGCGAGGTGCTCGCGGGCCTCCACCTTGAACATGGCCAGCAATTTCTTTAGGAATTCGGCGTCCTCGTTGCCCATGGCAGTTCCTTTTCTTTTTCCGGTTCGCGGTTCTGTAGCTTTTCACACCTTGAACCGCGATACCATCTCCTTGAGTTTTTGTCCGAATTCATTCAAGGTATGCGCTGCATTCTCCACTTGCTTGGTCCCCAGGACGTTCTGGTGGGTCGCCTGTTTGATATTTTCCATGGCGATGGCCACCTGCTCCATTCCGGCCAGCTGCTGCTGGCTGGAGACCGCTATCTGTTCCGCCGCCTGTGCCGCCTGGCCGATATTTTCAGCCAGTTTATGGATCGACTCGCCGGACTCGGCCGACTGCTTGACCCCGCCTTCCACCGCCTTACTGACCTGTTCAGCAGCGAGTACCGATTTGACGGTTGCCTTCTGGATATCGCCTAGAATCTTTCGCACCTGCTCCGTCGCCTGCTTCGACTGGTCGGCGAGACTTTTGATTTCCACGGCCACCACCGAAAAGCCCTTGCCGTGCTCTCCCGCCTTCGATGCCTCTATCGCCGCATTCACCGCCAAAAGGTTTGACTGCTGGGCAAGGTCGGTGACGACAGCGGTGATCTCGCCGATGGCCTGGGTCTGTTCGCTGAGGAGGACTACGCTCTCGGCAACGGTCTCCATGAGCTGCTTGATATGATTGATGCCGGTCAAGGTCTCCGATACATTGGCATAGCCTTGTTCGGCGACCTGCACTGCTTTCTGGGCGTTTTCCGAAACACTCCGGGCTTTCTTTGAAGACAGCAGGGCGGTTTGCTTGCTTTGCTCGACCGTCGCCGTCGTCTCGGCAACCGATGTCGCCGTCTCGGCCATTGCCGAGGCGATCTGGTTGGTCGAAGCGAGGATCTCGCCAGCGGAAGAGGCCAGAACATTGACGCCGTCACCGATCTCCTCGTTTATTTTCCGCAGGTTACCAAGCATATTGGCAAAGGCGATGCCGAGAATGTCTTTGCCGGAAACCGGTTGTACCGTGGCTGTTAGATCCCCTTCCGAGACCCTTTGCGACAAGGCGGCGATGTTTTTGAGATAGCCTGTCATATCAACAAAGGCGATACCGAGGATATCCTTGTCGGTGGCCGGTTGAACCGTCACCGCCAGGTTGCCTTGGGCGATTTGCCTGGATATCGCCGCCATATCCTGAAGATAGCGAACCATGGCGGTGAATGCCATCGTCAGGTGTCCAACCTCGTCCTGCCGGTCCTTCTCTTCTATGGTGACACCGAGATCGCCGGCGGAAATTCGTTTAGCCGCTGCGGTTAGCTCCTGTAGCGGTTTGGCGATCAGGTGACTCAAGAAGAAGGCGGCGGCCACGCTGCACGTGAAGACGAGGACGCCGATCGCGATAAAGATCTTTGACAGCAATTCCGCCCTGGCGTTGGCTTCGGCGATACGGGTCTTTGCCTCGGTGATGGCGGCATTGCCGAGTTCCCTGGCAATGCCGCGGATGCGGTTGTAGCGCTCAATCTGTTCGGAGGCCTCAAGGCCTGCCGCTTCGCCGCTCTTGCCGGCATGGATCAAGGCTATTTGGGTATCCCTGACCCTCCGGTATTCCACCAGAAGGGCGGCCATTTCGGAGATTTTCTGTAAATCCAGAGGATGGCTTTTTAAGGATTCGGAGACGACCTTAAGTCCCTCATCAATATCCCTGCTTCTTTCCCGGATATCTTTCTCCAACTCCTGATGTTTTACCTTATCGGTGGTCATCATCATTTCCAGAAGCTGGGTGCGGGCACGGTTTTGCGTCGACCGCAACTCGACCAGCTGGACCGCGGGCAGGAAATCGTTCTGAAAGAGTTCCTCCTGGGACTGATGCAGGATGGAAAACCCTTGGTGGGCACTGGCAATGACGATCAGCAGAAATACGGTCATCAAGCCGAAGCTGAGCAAGAGTTTCGCCCGTGTGGTGAGGTTAATAAACCATTTCATATCTTCTCCTTGTCATCAAACTTCTTCGTGAACCACGATATTTTTATGTCCTATGATCCTGGCGGCATCGAGGACGATGATATGCTCTCCGCTGATACCCCGGAGAAATTCCCGGCCGATACCGGTCAAGGCCGGTGGCGGTGGGGCGATGCTGCTGACTGCGAGGTTTTGTATGCCGAGTATCGCGTCGGCAAGGATGCCGAACTCCATGGTGCCGTCATCGATGATGATGATTTTATTCAGGTCACTTATCCCTTGCGGCGGCATGTTAAAAAATTTCTTAAGGTCGATAACCGAAAGAATTCGTCCGCGCACGTTCACCAAACCGAGAACAAATGGCGGCACCCCGGGCAGGGGGGTATAGTCGTCCATGGGGTTGACCTCACTGACGAAATGCGACTCAATGGCGTAGCGCTCATTCGCCAGCAGAAATTCCACGACATGCAGGGAATCCCCGGTGACTGGCTCTACCTGCTCTCTGGCGAGGCTTTCGGCCCGTTGCCGCAGTATCCGGTCCACCTCCTGCGGAGCCGGGTTATGACCTTTGGCGATCATAACGCCGATTGCTTCCACCTGGTGACGAATTTCCTGCCAATCGATCTGTTTCCGGCTCATTCAGCTCTCCTCTGCCTGTCTCCGGTCATGGTATGTATCAGGGC
Proteins encoded in this region:
- a CDS encoding response regulator; the protein is MGNEDAEFLKKLLAMFKVEAREHLAAISTGLSMLGKDDGQNHAGIVETMFREAHSLKGAARSVNMTDIVSLCQSVESVFSAMKHGRLAPTTGTTDLLQHGVDFCYELIDSEKPTGAKSAKLQDLMLRLDDAICGGPPGRTEAFGAVALGMRSTQDTAPPEQPEPRATADWPKEPPQPPPLPAAAVSSPAAPETIRIATATLDGLLLQAEELIGIKLAIGQRLSDLQDLRKDFDSWKKDHGHYRSSAGLSSAATFPLSLTNKLASLVKNAEADYRMSGMQIDTLLHDMKKTLMLPFSVMFDMFPMFVRNLASAAGKKAELLLEGGEIEIDRRVLEEMKDPLIHLLRNSLDHGIEAPAERLQKNKAAGGIVKIRVASRDNKIEITVADDGCGFDIKKIVTSAVKSGRVSQEAAGSLGKEETLLLPFQSGVTTSPIITDISGRGLGLAIVREKVEKLNGTVAVESIPDSGTTFRMVVPLTLATLRGTLITVSGQVFVLPSTNIERVARTKRETIQTVENRQTIMFAGQAIALVRLGDVLGLHDPRNQRQPDNSSLQIVILGAAERRMAFAVDEIICEQEVLVKPLGKQLSRVRNIMGATVLSNGKVVPVLNVPDLLKTALQSPATITAGSLIQAEKKSRVLVAEDSITARMMLKNILESSGYIVQTVVDGMDAFTALNNRDFDLVVSDVEMPRMNGFELTTKIRADNKFSEMPVILVTALESREDRERGIDCGANAYIVKSSFDQSNLLEVIGRLT
- a CDS encoding methyl-accepting chemotaxis protein; the encoded protein is MKWFINLTTRAKLLLSFGLMTVFLLIVIASAHQGFSILHQSQEELFQNDFLPAVQLVELRSTQNRARTQLLEMMMTTDKVKHQELEKDIRERSRDIDEGLKVVSESLKSHPLDLQKISEMAALLVEYRRVRDTQIALIHAGKSGEAAGLEASEQIERYNRIRGIARELGNAAITEAKTRIAEANARAELLSKIFIAIGVLVFTCSVAAAFFLSHLIAKPLQELTAAAKRISAGDLGVTIEEKDRQDEVGHLTMAFTAMVRYLQDMAAISRQIAQGNLAVTVQPATDKDILGIAFVDMTGYLKNIAALSQRVSEGDLTATVQPVSGKDILGIAFANMLGNLRKINEEIGDGVNVLASSAGEILASTNQIASAMAETATSVAETTATVEQSKQTALLSSKKARSVSENAQKAVQVAEQGYANVSETLTGINHIKQLMETVAESVVLLSEQTQAIGEITAVVTDLAQQSNLLAVNAAIEASKAGEHGKGFSVVAVEIKSLADQSKQATEQVRKILGDIQKATVKSVLAAEQVSKAVEGGVKQSAESGESIHKLAENIGQAAQAAEQIAVSSQQQLAGMEQVAIAMENIKQATHQNVLGTKQVENAAHTLNEFGQKLKEMVSRFKV
- a CDS encoding chemotaxis protein CheW: MSRKQIDWQEIRHQVEAIGVMIAKGHNPAPQEVDRILRQRAESLAREQVEPVTGDSLHVVEFLLANERYAIESHFVSEVNPMDDYTPLPGVPPFVLGLVNVRGRILSVIDLKKFFNMPPQGISDLNKIIIIDDGTMEFGILADAILGIQNLAVSSIAPPPPALTGIGREFLRGISGEHIIVLDAARIIGHKNIVVHEEV